In Actinoplanes derwentensis, the following proteins share a genomic window:
- a CDS encoding alpha-(1->3)-arabinofuranosyltransferase domain-containing protein, which translates to MTAAVRERTTTATSVPPFSPSRHMLAIGGALVLVVLAFVQRPGRTTFDTKLDLAEDPIGFMSRALHLWNPWATSGELQQQAYGYLFPMGPFFAAGDLLGVPPWITQRLWCAVLLCAAYYGTLLLARALRVGNDTGRIVGALAYALAPRMLTEIGPLSSEMLPVVFLPWVMLPLVRYRQIGSARRAAALSALAVLFMGGINAAAVVMALVLPGLWLITRRWDRDLAKLMFWWVLCVVGVTLWWIVPLLLFGEYSLPFLDFIESSGTTTAVTSLFQATRGTNQWVGYVVQGDPWWPAGYTLVDSPILMAATALVAAVGLTGLALRGMPERRFLIVAAVTGLTLLTMGYVGTLGSPLAPIVRELLDGVLAPLRNVHKFEPVLRLPVALGVAYAASRSIPWRRWGLRIPAAPLAALLLMVAAAPAGMTLLRPGPGWSEIPSYWRDAASWLTDRDAQARTLVVPGSGFAQNTWGRTVDEPMQTLAGAPWSTRNQIPLGSEGNTRVMDTVEAILAQGRGSPALAEFLARSGYRYLLLRNDLDRFAADAPPIATVRRAISGSPGLSRAAEFGPMTGAGGVARSPVDNDASVASIEIFQVGTEVPQVSATAIAGVPVLSGGPESLLGVLEQGLLDGRQPTVLAGDATGELGLADGESQARGIVTDGLRRRELNIGRVRDNVSQTLTTDEKSRQGRVRDDLIPFAPDGHQTVAEYQGIRSVTASSSVAFADTVGPTDPSGLPFAALDGDTGTAWRSDPLQTGEGQRIDVELGTAKRVTAITVDFAADVRFAAAVSLVRITTDQGIVDRTVPSTTGPHTLSTLPGLTTAVRVTVLALRQGFTGAIALRELGIPGLAAERGLRAPADQTAGTAPVYSFTRPAQERGSCFPAASATGTEIRCDQFLARRGEEPLGIDRYFTTPVDADYELRLTAQARPNGTIPLARPVAATASSVLTGDLTVGAHAAVDGDPGTAWLAEPTDDDPALTLSWTGKRRIDRVRLVVPAIPAAAVPSQVVIRANGRETPAKVGADGLVTFPAVVTDRLTIAVDVFSAERVVADDRGRGWSAPAGIAEVEVPALARVLTPATDRTPLAVPCGTGPAVEIGGVTYPTSVTGTLGDIRANRSLKMTVCDDFAGESVQLKAGDQHLRTIPSAAFVVNSAALVPAGGVAAVTGREVAVGDWRATERTVTVAAGVASLLVVTENHNAGWAATLNGATLRPVRVDGWQQAFVVPAGDGGIVTLRFTPDEPYRTGLAAGAGCVLLILILALLPVRRRAVVVARPLARVFTVVPGGSGWMVVPLLALAVVLGGPAAAVLLLGALIVRQVRPGWLPGLAFASAVTAVGVAVSGRLLGHGQEWAYGAGVQLLMLAAVCAVAAAAAPSSGRPEKEISVSDQPVSSYRATLGRSVRLFRTFLVEQSDPDRFYSMLATDSVDQLGAYVDLGGARVLDVGGGPGYFASEFEKVGASYIGLDPGVGDFAEAGAKVNGMVSGSGTALPIHTGALDVTYSSNVLEHVSDPEAMLDEMVRVTRPGGTIFVSYTPWWSPHGGHETGPFRHWFGGHRARARFLRVHGREPKNRFMETLFPVSAARMMRWTRTARRTGTVTVVDVIPRYHPWWAQWVASVPVLREVLTWNFTVVLRREGQEDVSRVSLPDVTQ; encoded by the coding sequence ATGACCGCTGCCGTCCGGGAGCGGACCACCACCGCGACCAGCGTGCCGCCGTTCAGCCCCAGCCGCCACATGCTCGCGATCGGCGGAGCCCTCGTGCTCGTCGTGCTCGCGTTCGTGCAGCGCCCCGGCCGGACCACCTTCGACACCAAACTCGACCTGGCCGAGGACCCGATCGGGTTCATGTCCCGGGCCCTGCACCTGTGGAACCCGTGGGCGACCTCCGGCGAACTTCAGCAGCAGGCGTACGGCTACCTGTTCCCGATGGGCCCGTTCTTCGCCGCCGGTGACCTGCTCGGCGTACCACCCTGGATCACCCAGCGCCTGTGGTGCGCGGTGCTGCTCTGCGCCGCCTACTACGGAACACTTCTGCTGGCCCGGGCGCTGCGCGTCGGCAACGACACCGGCCGGATCGTGGGCGCGCTGGCGTACGCGCTGGCCCCCCGGATGCTCACCGAGATCGGTCCGCTCTCCTCGGAGATGCTGCCGGTGGTCTTCCTGCCGTGGGTGATGCTGCCGCTGGTGCGGTACCGGCAGATCGGTTCGGCTCGCCGGGCGGCCGCGCTCTCCGCCTTGGCGGTGCTCTTCATGGGCGGCATCAACGCGGCCGCCGTGGTGATGGCCCTGGTGTTGCCCGGCCTGTGGCTGATCACCCGCCGCTGGGACCGGGACCTGGCGAAACTGATGTTCTGGTGGGTCCTCTGCGTCGTCGGCGTGACCCTGTGGTGGATCGTCCCGCTGCTGCTCTTCGGCGAGTACAGCCTGCCGTTCCTGGACTTCATCGAGTCGTCCGGCACCACCACCGCGGTCACCTCGCTCTTCCAGGCGACCCGCGGCACCAACCAGTGGGTCGGCTATGTCGTTCAGGGTGATCCGTGGTGGCCGGCCGGGTACACGCTCGTCGACAGCCCGATCCTGATGGCCGCGACCGCGCTCGTCGCCGCCGTCGGCCTGACCGGTCTCGCGCTGCGCGGCATGCCCGAACGACGGTTCCTGATCGTCGCCGCGGTCACCGGCCTGACACTGCTGACCATGGGTTACGTCGGAACTCTGGGCAGCCCGCTGGCCCCGATCGTCCGCGAACTACTGGACGGTGTGCTCGCCCCGCTGCGCAATGTGCACAAGTTCGAACCGGTGCTGCGGCTGCCGGTCGCGCTGGGCGTCGCCTACGCGGCCAGCCGGTCGATCCCCTGGCGTCGATGGGGCCTGCGGATCCCGGCCGCGCCGCTGGCCGCCCTTCTGCTGATGGTCGCCGCCGCCCCGGCCGGGATGACGCTGCTGCGCCCCGGTCCGGGATGGTCGGAGATCCCGTCGTACTGGCGGGACGCGGCCTCCTGGCTCACCGACCGTGACGCGCAGGCCCGCACACTCGTCGTTCCCGGCTCCGGATTCGCCCAGAACACCTGGGGCCGGACCGTCGACGAACCGATGCAGACCCTGGCCGGAGCACCCTGGTCCACCCGCAACCAGATCCCGCTCGGCTCCGAGGGCAACACCCGGGTGATGGACACCGTCGAGGCGATCCTGGCCCAGGGGCGCGGTTCCCCGGCGCTGGCCGAGTTCCTGGCCCGTTCCGGCTACCGGTACCTGCTGCTCCGCAACGACCTGGACCGCTTCGCCGCGGACGCCCCGCCGATCGCCACGGTACGGCGCGCGATCAGCGGCTCGCCGGGCCTGAGCCGGGCGGCGGAGTTCGGGCCGATGACCGGCGCCGGTGGTGTCGCCCGGAGCCCGGTCGACAACGACGCCTCGGTCGCGTCGATCGAGATCTTCCAGGTCGGCACGGAGGTTCCGCAGGTATCGGCGACCGCGATCGCTGGCGTGCCGGTACTCAGCGGCGGTCCCGAGTCGTTGCTCGGCGTCCTGGAACAGGGCCTGCTCGACGGCCGCCAGCCGACCGTGCTGGCCGGCGACGCGACCGGTGAACTGGGCCTGGCCGACGGCGAGTCACAGGCCCGCGGCATCGTCACCGACGGCCTGCGCCGCCGGGAACTCAACATCGGCCGGGTACGCGACAACGTCAGCCAGACCCTCACCACCGACGAGAAGAGCAGACAGGGCCGGGTACGCGACGACCTGATCCCGTTCGCCCCGGACGGTCACCAGACCGTCGCCGAATACCAGGGCATCCGGTCGGTCACCGCGTCCAGCAGCGTCGCCTTCGCCGACACGGTCGGCCCGACCGACCCGTCCGGTCTGCCGTTCGCGGCCCTGGACGGCGACACCGGCACCGCCTGGCGTTCGGATCCGCTGCAGACCGGCGAAGGCCAGCGGATCGACGTCGAGCTGGGCACCGCCAAACGGGTCACCGCGATCACCGTCGACTTCGCCGCGGACGTACGGTTCGCCGCCGCGGTGTCGCTCGTCCGGATCACCACCGACCAGGGCATCGTGGACCGGACAGTGCCGTCCACCACCGGCCCGCACACCCTCTCCACGCTGCCCGGCCTGACCACGGCCGTCCGCGTCACGGTCCTCGCCCTGCGCCAGGGTTTCACCGGTGCCATCGCCCTGCGGGAACTCGGCATCCCGGGGCTCGCGGCGGAACGCGGCCTGCGCGCCCCCGCCGACCAGACGGCCGGCACCGCGCCGGTCTACTCGTTCACCCGGCCGGCCCAGGAACGCGGATCCTGCTTCCCGGCGGCCTCGGCGACCGGCACCGAGATCCGCTGCGACCAGTTCCTGGCCCGCCGCGGTGAGGAGCCGCTCGGCATCGACCGGTACTTCACCACCCCGGTCGACGCCGACTACGAGCTGCGGCTGACCGCGCAGGCCCGGCCGAACGGGACGATCCCGCTGGCCCGGCCGGTCGCCGCCACCGCCTCGTCCGTGCTGACCGGTGATCTGACGGTCGGTGCGCACGCCGCGGTCGACGGCGACCCGGGCACCGCCTGGCTGGCCGAACCCACCGATGACGATCCGGCCCTGACCCTGAGCTGGACCGGCAAACGCCGGATCGACCGGGTACGCCTGGTGGTGCCGGCCATCCCGGCCGCCGCCGTACCCAGCCAGGTGGTGATCCGCGCCAACGGCCGGGAGACTCCCGCGAAGGTGGGCGCCGACGGTCTGGTGACGTTCCCGGCCGTGGTCACCGACCGGCTCACCATCGCCGTCGACGTCTTCAGTGCCGAACGGGTGGTCGCCGACGACCGCGGCCGTGGCTGGTCGGCCCCGGCCGGCATCGCCGAGGTCGAGGTGCCGGCCCTGGCCCGCGTGCTGACCCCGGCCACCGACCGCACGCCCCTGGCCGTTCCGTGCGGCACCGGACCGGCCGTCGAGATCGGTGGCGTCACCTACCCGACCTCGGTCACCGGAACCCTCGGCGACATCCGGGCGAACCGGTCGCTCAAGATGACCGTCTGCGACGACTTTGCCGGTGAATCCGTCCAGCTCAAGGCCGGTGACCAACACCTGCGCACGATTCCGTCGGCGGCGTTCGTGGTGAACTCTGCGGCCCTGGTCCCGGCGGGTGGTGTTGCGGCAGTGACCGGGCGGGAGGTGGCCGTCGGGGACTGGCGGGCCACCGAGCGGACCGTCACGGTCGCGGCCGGGGTCGCGTCGCTGCTGGTGGTCACGGAGAACCACAACGCCGGCTGGGCGGCCACGCTGAACGGTGCGACGCTGCGGCCGGTCCGGGTGGACGGGTGGCAGCAGGCGTTCGTGGTGCCGGCCGGTGACGGCGGCATCGTGACCTTGCGTTTCACGCCGGACGAGCCGTACCGGACCGGCCTCGCGGCGGGTGCTGGATGCGTGCTCCTGATTCTGATCCTGGCGCTGCTGCCGGTGCGCCGCAGGGCCGTCGTGGTCGCCCGGCCACTGGCCCGGGTGTTCACCGTCGTCCCCGGTGGCAGCGGGTGGATGGTGGTTCCGCTGCTGGCGCTGGCGGTTGTCCTCGGTGGTCCGGCGGCGGCCGTCTTGCTGCTGGGGGCACTAATCGTCCGGCAGGTCCGGCCGGGTTGGCTGCCGGGGCTCGCGTTCGCGAGCGCGGTGACCGCTGTCGGTGTCGCGGTCAGTGGGCGGCTGCTCGGTCACGGGCAGGAGTGGGCGTACGGCGCCGGGGTCCAGTTGTTGATGTTGGCCGCGGTGTGCGCGGTCGCGGCGGCGGCGGCACCGTCGTCCGGCCGTCCCGAGAAGGAGATCTCCGTGTCCGACCAGCCGGTCAGCTCGTACCGGGCCACGCTCGGCCGGTCGGTCCGGCTGTTCCGGACCTTCCTGGTCGAACAGAGCGACCCGGACCGGTTCTACTCGATGCTCGCCACCGACTCGGTGGATCAGCTCGGCGCCTATGTGGACCTCGGCGGGGCCCGGGTGCTGGATGTCGGCGGCGGGCCGGGCTACTTCGCCAGCGAGTTCGAGAAGGTGGGGGCGTCGTACATCGGCCTCGATCCGGGGGTCGGGGACTTCGCCGAGGCGGGCGCGAAGGTGAACGGGATGGTCAGCGGCAGTGGTACCGCTCTGCCGATCCACACCGGCGCGCTGGACGTCACCTACTCGTCGAACGTGCTCGAACATGTCAGCGACCCCGAGGCGATGCTCGACGAGATGGTCCGGGTGACCCGGCCGGGCGGGACGATCTTCGTGTCGTACACCCCCTGGTGGTCTCCGCACGGTGGACACGAGACCGGGCCGTTCCGGCACTGGTTCGGTGGGCATCGCGCCCGGGCCCGGTTCCTGCGGGTCCACGGTCGAGAGCCGAAGAACCGGTTCATGGAGACGCTGTTCCCGGTCAGTGCCGCCCGGATGATGCGGTGGACCAGGACCGCACGCCGTACCGGTACTGTCACGGTGGTCGATGTGATACCTCGCTATCACCCCTGGTGGGCGCAGTGGGTGGCCTCGGTTCCGGTGCTGCGGGAGGTTCTCACGTGGAACTTCACCGTCGTCCTCCGCAGAGAAGGTCAGGAAGATGTGTCCAGGGTCTCGCTTCCTGATGTGACTCAGTAG
- a CDS encoding substrate-binding and VWA domain-containing protein: MSDGSLRARPEFWPVTLLSITLIATLAGWSGFTYLDRTRNDPGCAERTSLRVAAAPSVATPVREIASRLTARDPCLDLIVEERESADVLRAVARTATDVVAAPSASSMASASAPATIEAAPDVWLPESTLWLRRARATGAFQVPAEGVSVATSPIVLALDERTAKRLGARATWPRLVGSARTQVPIALPDPATSPLGFGALVGIRTVAKGSAAGTAAIMRRLSPNTVSTAGEAAPDPVGPGTGETAVISTEQQVLAAAGGGRSQIAIYPGTAVPSPDYPYAVLSSGDEQREYATALLRAMLAKDGAAVFTGHGLRTPAGAAPADVPAATRVRTATYTPAALPAPTDAEALLNAWGGVHISARMLAVFDISGSMEAVVPGSSESRMQATVKAAQDGVKLMLPTTELGVWEFSTDLDGRRDYREVVPVGPIGPRRDDIIDRIDRMRAEPNGRTGLYDTALAAYRDGTRNWTPGRINMVLILTDGTDDNASGVGRSALLRELGGLVDRKRPLPILFIGVGPEIDAAELRQIAEATGGKVALTDKPSGIRQIFYTALAEFSCLPPECRR, from the coding sequence GTGAGCGATGGGAGCCTCCGAGCGAGACCGGAGTTCTGGCCGGTCACGCTGCTGAGCATCACGCTGATCGCGACACTCGCCGGGTGGTCTGGATTCACCTATCTCGATCGAACCCGCAACGATCCGGGCTGCGCCGAACGGACCTCGCTGCGAGTCGCGGCGGCCCCGAGTGTCGCCACACCGGTCCGCGAGATCGCCTCCCGGCTGACCGCCCGGGACCCCTGTCTGGACCTGATCGTCGAGGAACGCGAGTCGGCCGACGTGCTGCGCGCCGTCGCCCGGACCGCCACCGACGTGGTCGCCGCACCGTCCGCGTCCAGCATGGCCTCCGCCTCCGCCCCGGCCACCATCGAGGCGGCTCCCGACGTGTGGCTGCCCGAGTCGACACTCTGGCTGCGGCGGGCCCGCGCCACCGGCGCCTTCCAAGTGCCGGCTGAAGGTGTCTCGGTCGCCACCAGCCCGATCGTGCTCGCCCTCGACGAGCGGACCGCGAAACGCCTCGGCGCCCGCGCCACCTGGCCACGGCTCGTCGGGTCGGCGCGAACGCAGGTCCCGATCGCGCTGCCGGACCCGGCGACCAGCCCACTCGGGTTCGGTGCCCTCGTCGGCATCCGCACGGTCGCCAAGGGCAGCGCCGCCGGCACCGCGGCGATCATGCGACGGCTCTCCCCGAACACCGTCTCCACCGCCGGTGAGGCCGCCCCCGACCCGGTCGGCCCCGGTACCGGCGAGACCGCCGTGATCAGCACCGAACAGCAGGTACTGGCGGCGGCCGGTGGTGGCAGGAGCCAGATCGCGATCTATCCGGGTACGGCGGTGCCGAGCCCCGACTACCCGTACGCCGTGCTGTCCTCCGGCGACGAACAGCGCGAGTACGCGACCGCACTGCTGCGGGCGATGCTCGCCAAGGACGGTGCCGCCGTCTTCACCGGACACGGGTTGCGTACCCCTGCCGGTGCCGCCCCGGCCGACGTTCCCGCCGCGACCCGGGTGCGGACCGCGACCTACACCCCCGCCGCCCTGCCCGCGCCCACTGACGCCGAAGCCCTGCTCAACGCGTGGGGCGGCGTGCACATCAGTGCCCGCATGCTCGCCGTCTTCGACATCTCCGGATCGATGGAGGCCGTGGTGCCGGGCTCGTCGGAGTCGCGGATGCAGGCCACCGTCAAAGCCGCCCAGGACGGCGTGAAACTCATGCTGCCCACCACCGAGCTGGGTGTCTGGGAGTTCTCCACCGACCTGGACGGACGGCGTGACTACCGCGAGGTGGTTCCGGTCGGGCCGATCGGGCCGCGCCGGGACGACATCATCGACCGGATCGACCGGATGCGGGCCGAACCGAACGGGCGGACCGGTCTCTACGACACGGCGCTGGCCGCCTACCGGGACGGCACTCGCAACTGGACGCCCGGCCGGATCAACATGGTGCTGATCCTGACCGACGGCACCGACGACAACGCGAGCGGCGTCGGCCGGTCCGCCCTGCTGCGTGAGCTGGGAGGACTCGTGGACCGCAAACGCCCGCTGCCGATCCTGTTCATCGGTGTCGGCCCGGAGATCGACGCCGCCGAACTCCGCCAGATCGCCGAGGCCACCGGCGGTAAGGTCGCCCTCACCGACAAGCCTTCCGGAATCCGGCAGATCTTCTACACTGCGCTCGCCGAATTCAGCTGCCTGCCCCCGGAGTGCCGCCGATGA
- a CDS encoding glycosyltransferase family 4 protein: MTDACGGHVLFLNWRDTKHPEGGGSELYLDRVAGELVRHGYRVTLLCQAYGTAAAEESTPAGFRIVRRGGRHTVYLQAALVYLIGLLGIGPLSRRRLGRPDLIIDVGNGMPFLSRLYARRPVIVLVHHVHREQWPVVFGPRIARIGWWIESVLAIRVYRRCQYVAVSESTRDELVGLGVGRDRIAVVHNGTPEVTRPAVARTPNPSLMVLGRLVPHKRVEFALRATALLAVELPTIELVVAGQGWWDEPLRQLTADLEIEDRVRFAGFVTEEHKHELLCRSWLMLMPSLKEGWGLTIVEAGIRGTPSVAFRSAGGVADAMVDEETGVLVENEYDFFLQVRALLLDAQRRTGMGMAAAVHATRFTWEKAGAAFSGVVAGQLGDGHRMPAAQPLRLPVRE; this comes from the coding sequence ATGACGGATGCCTGCGGCGGTCACGTCCTGTTCCTGAACTGGCGCGACACCAAGCACCCCGAGGGCGGGGGTTCCGAGCTCTACCTGGACCGGGTGGCCGGCGAACTCGTGCGCCACGGGTACCGGGTGACCCTGCTCTGCCAGGCGTACGGCACCGCTGCGGCGGAGGAGAGCACCCCGGCCGGGTTCCGGATAGTCCGCCGAGGAGGCCGGCACACCGTTTACCTGCAGGCCGCACTCGTCTACCTGATCGGACTCCTCGGCATCGGACCACTGTCCCGCCGCCGGCTCGGCCGACCGGACCTGATCATAGACGTGGGTAACGGCATGCCGTTCCTCAGCCGCCTGTACGCCCGCCGCCCGGTGATCGTGCTGGTCCACCACGTGCACCGGGAACAGTGGCCGGTGGTCTTCGGGCCCCGGATCGCCCGGATCGGCTGGTGGATCGAGTCGGTGCTGGCGATCAGGGTCTACCGCCGCTGCCAGTACGTCGCGGTGTCCGAGTCGACCCGGGACGAACTGGTCGGACTCGGCGTCGGACGGGACCGGATCGCGGTCGTCCACAACGGCACCCCGGAGGTGACCAGGCCGGCCGTGGCCCGCACCCCGAACCCGAGCCTGATGGTGTTGGGCCGGCTAGTACCGCACAAGCGGGTCGAGTTCGCGCTGCGCGCCACCGCCCTGCTGGCCGTGGAACTGCCCACGATCGAGCTGGTGGTGGCCGGGCAGGGCTGGTGGGACGAGCCGCTGCGGCAGCTCACCGCCGACCTGGAGATCGAGGACCGGGTCCGGTTCGCCGGCTTCGTCACCGAGGAGCACAAACACGAGCTGCTGTGCCGCTCCTGGCTGATGCTGATGCCCTCGCTCAAGGAGGGCTGGGGCCTGACCATCGTGGAGGCCGGGATCCGGGGCACCCCGTCGGTCGCGTTCCGGTCGGCCGGTGGGGTCGCCGACGCCATGGTCGACGAGGAGACCGGCGTGCTGGTGGAGAACGAGTACGACTTCTTCCTCCAGGTCCGCGCGCTGCTGCTGGACGCGCAGCGGCGGACCGGGATGGGAATGGCGGCGGCCGTGCACGCCACCCGGTTCACCTGGGAGAAAGCCGGTGCCGCCTTCTCCGGTGTGGTGGCCGGACAACTCGGCGACGGCCACCGGATGCCGGCCGCCCAGCCGCTGCGGTTGCCGGTCCGGGAATGA
- a CDS encoding nucleotide sugar dehydrogenase, with protein MTESLDATGVDVCVVGGCGRVGLPLGIALASRGLSVLLYDIDQIAVDRVNSGELPFTEEGAGALLTEALTAGRLRASTAPESVGYAEALVVVVGTPVDEHLNPDLGAVPRAIERCVEFLHDGQLIVLRSTVYPGVTALTEKLLKSHGLDVDVAFCPERIAEGKAMTELFTLPQIVSGRTPQALDRAEKLFRHLTDSIVLLEPEEAELAKLYTNTWRYLKFAAANQFWMMANDFGLDFARIRHAVSFDYPRAADLPMPGFAAGPCLLKDTMQLAAFNRNNFVLGHSAMLINEGLPLYLVSRLEDRFDLSEMTVGILGMAFKGGSDDSRDSLAYKLRKILTLKAKETLCTDPYVRDDRFLPLDDVLERADLLVIAAPHPDYAALVTDKPLIDMWGLTGQGVRV; from the coding sequence ATGACCGAGTCCCTGGACGCCACCGGCGTGGATGTGTGCGTGGTCGGCGGATGTGGCCGGGTGGGCCTGCCGCTGGGCATCGCGCTCGCGTCGCGTGGCCTGTCCGTCCTGCTCTACGACATCGACCAGATCGCGGTGGACCGGGTCAACTCGGGCGAGCTGCCGTTCACCGAGGAGGGTGCGGGAGCGCTGCTGACCGAGGCCCTGACCGCCGGGCGGCTGCGGGCCAGCACCGCCCCGGAGAGCGTGGGGTACGCCGAAGCGCTGGTCGTGGTGGTCGGCACGCCGGTCGACGAGCACCTCAACCCGGACCTGGGCGCGGTGCCGCGAGCGATCGAGCGCTGTGTCGAGTTCCTGCACGACGGGCAGCTGATCGTGTTGCGCAGCACCGTCTACCCGGGTGTCACGGCGCTGACCGAGAAGCTGTTGAAGAGCCACGGCCTCGATGTCGACGTGGCGTTCTGCCCGGAACGGATCGCCGAGGGCAAGGCGATGACCGAGTTGTTCACGCTGCCGCAGATCGTCTCCGGGCGTACGCCACAAGCTCTTGATCGGGCCGAGAAGCTCTTCCGGCATCTCACCGACTCGATCGTCCTGTTGGAACCGGAGGAGGCCGAGCTGGCCAAGCTGTACACCAACACGTGGCGCTATCTGAAGTTCGCGGCGGCCAACCAGTTCTGGATGATGGCCAACGACTTCGGGCTGGACTTCGCCCGGATCCGGCACGCGGTGTCCTTTGACTATCCGCGCGCGGCGGACCTGCCGATGCCCGGTTTCGCGGCCGGGCCGTGCCTGCTCAAGGACACCATGCAGCTGGCCGCGTTCAACCGGAACAACTTCGTGCTCGGCCACTCGGCGATGCTGATCAACGAAGGGCTGCCGCTCTACCTGGTGTCGCGGCTGGAGGACCGGTTCGACCTGAGTGAAATGACGGTCGGCATCCTCGGCATGGCGTTCAAGGGTGGCAGTGACGACTCCCGGGACAGTCTCGCGTACAAGCTGCGCAAGATTTTGACCTTGAAGGCGAAAGAGACGCTCTGCACCGATCCCTATGTGCGTGACGATCGGTTCCTCCCCCTCGACGATGTGCTCGAACGCGCCGATCTGCTGGTGATCGCGGCGCCGCATCCGGACTACGCCGCGCTCGTCACCGACAAACCGCTGATCGACATGTGGGGCCTCACCGGGCAGGGGGTGCGGGTGTGA
- a CDS encoding glycosyltransferase family 2 protein: MTPRVSVVIPVYNEGPEVVRHLERVLREVLLPAEILVVHDMPEDTTVPYVEELSRTDPRVRAVLNTYGRGPANAIRFGIEAARAPVAVVTMADGCDDPRQIDDLARLVDRGVVVAAASRYMPGGQQVGGPRFKRIASRWAGKTLKLFARVGTRDATNSFKAYDTDFVREVGIESNTGFEIGIELTAKATRMRRPVAEIPTIWLDRQLGESHFDVGRFMPSYLRWYFFAFGRRMSDEQMAARWAQKRPVPARLKEDTPA, encoded by the coding sequence GTGACACCGCGCGTCTCCGTGGTCATCCCGGTCTACAACGAGGGGCCGGAGGTGGTGCGGCACCTGGAACGCGTGCTGCGTGAGGTGCTGCTGCCGGCCGAGATCCTGGTCGTGCACGACATGCCCGAGGACACCACGGTGCCCTATGTGGAGGAGTTGTCGCGCACCGATCCGCGGGTGCGGGCGGTGCTCAACACGTACGGCCGCGGCCCGGCGAACGCCATCCGGTTCGGGATCGAGGCGGCCCGCGCGCCGGTCGCGGTGGTGACGATGGCCGACGGCTGCGACGATCCGCGGCAGATCGACGACCTTGCCCGGCTCGTGGATCGTGGAGTGGTGGTCGCGGCGGCGTCCCGCTACATGCCCGGTGGGCAGCAGGTCGGCGGCCCCCGGTTCAAACGGATCGCGTCCCGGTGGGCCGGTAAGACGCTGAAACTGTTCGCCCGGGTCGGTACCCGGGACGCGACGAACAGTTTCAAGGCGTACGACACCGATTTCGTCCGGGAGGTCGGCATCGAGTCGAACACCGGTTTCGAGATCGGCATCGAACTGACCGCGAAGGCGACCCGGATGCGCCGCCCGGTGGCGGAGATCCCGACGATCTGGCTCGACCGCCAGCTCGGGGAGTCACACTTCGATGTGGGCCGCTTCATGCCGAGCTACCTGCGCTGGTACTTTTTCGCGTTCGGCCGGCGCATGTCGGACGAGCAGATGGCCGCCCGCTGGGCGCAGAAGAGGCCGGTTCCGGCCCGTCTCAAGGAGGACACCCCCGCATGA
- a CDS encoding NAD-dependent epimerase/dehydratase family protein: MKVLVTGSAGFIGGYLVEELLGRGHEVVGLDNFSKYGPVSHSYDSHPNYRFVEGDARDVDLVADLLTGCDHFVAGAAMIGGISYFHAYAYDLLATNERIMAASCDAAIRAHRDGTLQKVTYVSSSMVFESTDRWPSKEGDQHEVPPPKSSYGFQKLAVEYYARAAWDQYKLPYTIVRPFNCVGVGEGRALGSAEVMSGNVKLAMSHVVPDLVQKVLKGQDPLHVLGAGDQVRHYTYGGDLARGIATAIEHEAARNDDFNLSTAESTTVLQLAEVIWRKIKGPETPFRYVSDEPFAHDVAMRVPDVAKSRDVLGFTAETSLETMLDEVIPWIEKAVAEGRL; this comes from the coding sequence ATGAAGGTCCTGGTCACCGGCTCGGCCGGCTTCATCGGCGGGTACCTGGTGGAGGAGTTGCTGGGCCGCGGGCACGAGGTCGTGGGGCTCGACAACTTCTCCAAGTACGGCCCGGTCTCGCACAGCTACGACAGCCACCCGAACTACCGGTTCGTCGAGGGCGACGCCCGCGACGTCGACCTGGTCGCCGATCTGCTGACCGGTTGCGATCACTTCGTAGCCGGTGCCGCGATGATCGGCGGGATCTCCTACTTCCACGCGTACGCCTACGACCTGCTCGCCACCAACGAGCGGATCATGGCGGCCTCCTGCGACGCGGCCATCCGCGCGCACCGGGACGGGACGCTGCAGAAGGTCACCTACGTGTCGTCGTCGATGGTCTTCGAGTCGACCGACCGCTGGCCGAGCAAGGAGGGCGACCAGCACGAGGTGCCGCCGCCCAAGTCGTCGTACGGTTTCCAGAAGCTGGCCGTCGAGTACTACGCGCGTGCCGCTTGGGACCAGTACAAGCTGCCGTACACGATCGTGCGCCCGTTCAACTGTGTCGGCGTCGGCGAGGGCCGGGCACTTGGTTCGGCCGAGGTGATGTCCGGAAACGTCAAGCTGGCCATGTCGCACGTCGTCCCCGACCTGGTGCAGAAGGTGCTCAAGGGCCAGGACCCACTGCACGTGCTCGGGGCCGGCGACCAGGTGCGTCACTACACCTACGGCGGCGACCTGGCCCGGGGCATCGCCACCGCGATCGAGCACGAGGCGGCACGCAACGACGACTTCAACCTGTCGACCGCCGAGTCCACCACGGTGCTCCAGCTCGCCGAGGTCATCTGGCGCAAGATCAAAGGCCCGGAGACCCCGTTCCGGTACGTCAGTGACGAGCCGTTCGCCCATGACGTCGCGATGCGCGTCCCGGATGTCGCCAAGTCCCGTGACGTGCTCGGGTTCACCGCCGAGACCAGCCTCGAGACGATGCTCGACGAGGTGATCCCGTGGATCGAGAAGGCGGTCGCGGAGGGACGGTTGTAA